A genomic window from Ideonella sp. WA131b includes:
- the zwf gene encoding glucose-6-phosphate dehydrogenase, giving the protein MSFDLVLFGGTGDLTWRKLMPALFQAFRHGKLPEGGRILAVARDERSDAEYREYIRARFAAVEEAKQPSDEEYARFAQMLHYRRMDLSQPEHYRGLRAWVDERGADTVVLFLATSPHLFPVICAQLGAAGLNAPHMRVVLEKPLGHDLGSAREINRVVRAAYTEEQALRIDHYLGKPAVQNLMALRFGNALFEPLWRRESIANIQITLAESIGVGTRGDFYDRTGALRDMIQNHALQLLTMIAMEPPSTGDADAIRDEKLKVLRSLKPFSAETVARDVVRGQYKAGTVGGQKVPGYLDEGKVPAGSTCETFVALRTEVQNWRWAGVPFYLRTGKRMPARDAQIVVSFREVPHPIFTGTRAANKLVIKLQPEDGLELHLLAAKGGGGEERLYPVSLDLDFDKAFATERVGGYERLLMDAIAGRLNLFVRSDEQEQAWRWVEPVLQTWAADTLGPRPYAAGSWGPAAASALVARDGSAWAEEQ; this is encoded by the coding sequence ATGTCCTTCGACCTCGTTCTCTTCGGTGGCACCGGCGATCTCACCTGGCGCAAGTTGATGCCGGCGCTGTTCCAGGCCTTCCGGCACGGCAAGCTCCCGGAGGGTGGCCGCATCCTGGCCGTGGCGCGCGACGAGCGCAGCGACGCCGAGTACCGCGAGTACATCCGCGCCCGCTTCGCCGCTGTCGAGGAGGCCAAGCAGCCCAGCGACGAGGAGTACGCCCGCTTCGCCCAGATGCTGCACTACCGGCGCATGGATCTCTCCCAGCCCGAGCACTACCGCGGGCTGAGGGCCTGGGTCGACGAGCGCGGTGCCGACACGGTGGTGCTGTTCCTGGCCACCAGCCCGCACCTGTTTCCGGTGATCTGTGCGCAGCTCGGGGCCGCCGGCCTGAACGCCCCGCACATGCGCGTCGTGCTCGAGAAGCCCCTGGGCCACGACCTGGGCAGCGCGCGCGAGATCAACCGCGTCGTGCGCGCCGCCTACACCGAGGAGCAGGCGCTGCGCATCGATCACTACCTCGGCAAGCCCGCGGTGCAGAACCTCATGGCGCTGCGCTTCGGCAATGCCCTGTTCGAGCCGCTGTGGCGGCGCGAGAGCATCGCCAACATCCAGATCACGCTGGCCGAAAGCATCGGCGTGGGCACGCGCGGCGACTTCTACGACCGCACGGGTGCGCTGCGCGACATGATCCAGAACCACGCGCTGCAGCTGCTGACGATGATCGCCATGGAGCCACCGAGCACGGGCGATGCCGACGCCATCCGCGACGAGAAGCTCAAGGTGCTGCGCTCGCTCAAGCCCTTCAGCGCCGAGACGGTGGCCCGTGACGTGGTGCGCGGCCAGTACAAGGCGGGCACGGTGGGCGGGCAGAAGGTGCCGGGCTATCTGGATGAAGGCAAGGTGCCCGCCGGCAGCACGTGCGAGACTTTCGTGGCGCTGCGCACCGAGGTGCAGAACTGGCGCTGGGCCGGTGTCCCCTTCTACCTGCGCACCGGCAAGCGCATGCCGGCGCGCGACGCGCAGATCGTGGTCAGCTTCCGCGAGGTGCCGCATCCCATCTTCACGGGCACGCGCGCGGCCAACAAGCTCGTCATCAAGCTGCAGCCCGAGGACGGCCTGGAGCTGCACTTGCTGGCGGCCAAGGGCGGCGGCGGCGAGGAACGCCTTTACCCGGTGAGCTTGGACCTGGACTTCGACAAGGCCTTCGCCACCGAGCGCGTGGGCGGCTACGAGCGGCTGCTCATGGACGCCATCGCCGGCCGCCTGAACCTGTTCGTGCGCAGCGACGAGCAGGAGCAGGCCTGGCGCTGGGTCGAGCCGGTGCTGCAGACCTGGGCCGCCGACACGCTGGGCCCGCGCCCGTATGCCGCCGGCAGCTGGGGCCCGGCGGCCGCCAGCGCGCTGGTGGCGCGTGATGGCAGCGCCTGGGCCGAGGAACAGTGA
- a CDS encoding PLP-dependent transferase — protein sequence MSDQHQHPDTIAAQALGWIDERTRAVIPPLHVSTTYLRDEDNQYRSGRVYARADNPAFDQAEAVINALEGGHQALLFASGMAAATAVFQALKPGDHVLAPKVMYWSLRNWLMGFATDWGLDVELIDMTSPAAVAAALRPGKTAMVWIETPANPLWTVTDIAETARLAHAAGALLAVDSTVATPLLTRPLALGADLVMHAATKYLNGHSDVIAGALVTRGDSPYWQCVRKVRAQLGGTLGSFEAWLLLRGLRTLHLRVRAASASALAIAQHFEGHPLVAEVLYPGLPGSQGFEVSQRQMAGGFGGMLSIRTRGGETAAIAVAAKTAIWKRATSLGGTESLIEHRASVEGAGTPAPPDLLRLSTGLEHAADLIADLEQALAAAHA from the coding sequence ATGAGCGACCAGCACCAGCACCCCGACACCATCGCCGCCCAAGCCCTGGGCTGGATCGACGAGCGCACGCGTGCCGTGATCCCGCCGCTGCACGTGAGCACCACCTACCTGCGCGACGAGGACAACCAGTACCGCAGCGGCCGCGTCTATGCGCGCGCCGACAACCCGGCCTTCGACCAGGCCGAAGCCGTGATCAACGCCCTCGAGGGCGGCCACCAGGCGCTGCTTTTCGCCAGCGGCATGGCCGCGGCCACCGCCGTGTTCCAGGCGCTCAAGCCCGGCGACCACGTGCTGGCACCCAAAGTGATGTACTGGAGCCTGCGCAACTGGCTGATGGGTTTTGCCACCGACTGGGGCCTGGACGTTGAGTTGATCGACATGACGAGCCCGGCCGCGGTGGCCGCGGCGCTGCGCCCCGGCAAGACGGCGATGGTGTGGATCGAGACACCGGCCAACCCGCTGTGGACCGTGACCGACATCGCCGAGACGGCGCGCCTGGCGCATGCGGCGGGCGCCCTCCTGGCCGTGGACAGCACGGTGGCCACGCCGCTGCTCACGCGCCCGCTGGCGCTGGGGGCCGACCTCGTGATGCACGCCGCCACCAAGTACCTCAACGGCCACAGCGACGTCATCGCCGGTGCCTTGGTCACGCGCGGGGATTCGCCCTACTGGCAGTGCGTGCGCAAGGTCCGCGCCCAGCTCGGCGGCACGCTGGGCTCCTTCGAGGCCTGGCTGCTGCTGCGCGGCCTGCGCACGCTGCACCTGCGTGTGCGCGCGGCCAGTGCCTCGGCGCTGGCCATTGCGCAGCACTTCGAGGGCCACCCGCTGGTGGCCGAGGTGCTGTACCCGGGGCTGCCGGGCTCCCAGGGGTTCGAGGTGAGCCAGCGGCAGATGGCGGGCGGTTTCGGCGGCATGCTGTCCATCCGCACCCGCGGCGGCGAGACCGCGGCCATCGCCGTGGCGGCGAAGACGGCGATCTGGAAGCGCGCCACCTCGCTGGGCGGCACCGAGAGCCTGATCGAGCACCGCGCCAGCGTCGAGGGCGCCGGCACGCCCGCGCCGCCCGATCTGCTGCGCCTGTCCACGGGGCTGGAGCACGCGGCCGATCTCATCGCCGACCTCGAGCAGGCGCTGGCCGCCGCGCACGCCTGA
- a CDS encoding general secretion pathway protein GspB, which produces MSLILDALRKAEADRQRGAVPGLHTPPPLAPLAPPRAVGLRWRPLLGLLALLGPLGLLSAAAGVWLAQRPDATDRGVGPALRPSAGTVPLPTSTVPPDAAPVRPPALPPATGPAVTPDPWPLVVSAPPPPPSPPVAQPAPRQAPILTQVRRLAELPPEQRRELPPLVVSGTVWSEQPATRFVVLDGQVLREGDSPVPGLVLVKLAPRSATLRWRDGLIELPF; this is translated from the coding sequence ATGTCGTTGATCCTTGACGCTCTGCGCAAGGCCGAGGCCGATCGGCAGCGCGGTGCCGTGCCGGGCCTGCACACGCCGCCGCCGCTTGCACCCCTGGCACCACCACGGGCTGTGGGCCTGCGCTGGCGGCCGTTGCTGGGGTTGCTGGCGTTGCTGGGTCCGCTCGGGCTGCTGAGCGCAGCGGCGGGCGTCTGGCTGGCGCAGCGGCCCGACGCGACGGATCGGGGGGTCGGTCCCGCCCTGCGCCCATCGGCGGGTACGGTGCCGCTGCCGACTTCCACCGTGCCGCCCGATGCGGCGCCCGTCCGGCCGCCGGCCCTGCCGCCTGCCACAGGCCCTGCCGTCACGCCGGATCCGTGGCCGCTCGTGGTGTCGGCGCCGCCGCCGCCCCCCTCGCCGCCTGTGGCCCAGCCTGCGCCGCGACAGGCGCCCATCCTCACCCAGGTGCGGCGCCTGGCCGAACTGCCCCCCGAGCAGCGGCGCGAGCTGCCGCCCTTGGTGGTGAGCGGCACCGTCTGGTCGGAGCAGCCGGCGACGCGCTTCGTCGTGCTCGACGGCCAGGTGCTGCGCGAGGGCGACAGCCCGGTGCCCGGTCTCGTGCTCGTCAAGCTGGCACCGCGTTCGGCCACGCTGCGCTGGCGCGACGGCCTGATCGAGCTGCCCTTCTGA
- a CDS encoding AAA family ATPase produces the protein MYAAHFGLAREPFSLAPDPRFLFLSERHREALAHLLYGVRGGGGFVLLTGEIGAGKTTVARGFLEQLPPGCVVAWVFNPQLSALELLQTLAGEFGLPPLEGSERDSLKAHIDALNRFLLAVHARGEQALVVIDEAQALEPAVLEQLRLLTNLETAERKLLQIVLIGQPELRGRIAAIEQLAQRVVARYHLGALDEAETRQYVEHRLGVAGLQGPPPFDAAALRALHRETGGVPRRINLLADRALLGAYGQGLRQVGRTLVERAAAEVFDRRGAAVPPQWPQVPAAVALAAGLGVAVLLALAWVMPAPGPAVAPVAAASAASAVSAVAAVASAAAAVSAPAPVLAVASAPPAPRPDDPARLAELALPDEAQAWRELALRWSVAIGDGEPCAAVGQAGLACFRSAGGGLGLLRTLERPALLVLRADDGRRVHALLVALDDDRATLQAGRTQLQLTLPELARRWRGEFGTFWRVPPGWQPGAAGSAATRLWAEPQLRAALGAAPQGYAEQVAAFQLLHGLPVDGQTGPLTLMQLSRLAGVPEPRLEGGAAALGR, from the coding sequence ATGTACGCGGCGCACTTCGGACTCGCGCGCGAGCCGTTTTCGCTCGCGCCCGATCCGCGTTTCCTGTTCCTGAGCGAGCGCCACCGCGAGGCCTTGGCGCACCTGCTGTACGGCGTGCGCGGCGGCGGCGGCTTCGTGCTGCTCACGGGCGAGATCGGCGCCGGCAAGACGACGGTGGCGCGCGGCTTTCTCGAGCAGTTGCCGCCGGGCTGCGTCGTGGCCTGGGTGTTCAACCCGCAGCTCAGCGCGCTGGAGCTGCTGCAGACGCTGGCCGGCGAGTTTGGGCTGCCGCCGCTGGAGGGCAGCGAGCGCGACAGCCTGAAGGCGCACATCGACGCGCTCAACCGCTTCCTGCTGGCGGTGCACGCGCGCGGCGAACAGGCGCTGGTGGTCATCGACGAGGCGCAGGCGCTGGAGCCCGCGGTGCTCGAGCAGCTGCGGCTGCTGACGAACCTGGAGACCGCCGAGCGCAAGCTGCTGCAGATCGTGCTGATCGGCCAGCCCGAACTGCGCGGGCGCATCGCCGCCATCGAGCAGCTGGCCCAGCGCGTGGTGGCGCGCTACCACCTCGGTGCGCTCGACGAGGCCGAGACGCGCCAGTACGTTGAACACCGCCTGGGCGTGGCCGGCCTGCAGGGCCCACCGCCCTTCGACGCCGCGGCGCTGCGCGCGCTGCACCGCGAGACCGGCGGGGTGCCGCGCCGCATCAACCTGCTGGCCGACCGTGCCCTGCTCGGCGCCTACGGCCAGGGCCTGCGCCAGGTGGGGCGGACGCTGGTGGAGCGCGCGGCGGCCGAGGTCTTCGACCGCCGCGGCGCGGCGGTGCCGCCGCAGTGGCCCCAGGTTCCGGCGGCCGTCGCGCTGGCGGCCGGGCTGGGCGTGGCGGTGCTGCTGGCGCTGGCGTGGGTGATGCCCGCGCCGGGCCCGGCGGTCGCGCCGGTCGCCGCGGCCTCGGCGGCTTCGGCGGTTTCGGCCGTGGCTGCGGTGGCCTCTGCTGCGGCGGCAGTCTCGGCGCCCGCACCGGTGTTGGCTGTGGCCTCGGCGCCGCCGGCCCCGCGCCCGGACGATCCGGCCCGGCTGGCCGAGCTGGCCCTGCCCGACGAGGCCCAGGCCTGGCGCGAGCTGGCGCTGCGCTGGAGCGTGGCCATCGGCGACGGCGAGCCCTGCGCCGCGGTAGGGCAGGCGGGCCTGGCCTGCTTCCGCAGTGCCGGCGGCGGCCTGGGCCTGCTGCGCACGCTGGAGCGCCCGGCGCTGCTGGTGCTGCGCGCCGACGATGGCCGCCGGGTGCACGCCTTGCTGGTGGCCCTCGACGACGACCGCGCCACGCTGCAGGCCGGCCGCACGCAGCTGCAGCTGACGCTGCCCGAACTGGCGCGGCGCTGGCGCGGCGAGTTCGGCACCTTCTGGCGCGTGCCGCCGGGCTGGCAGCCCGGTGCGGCCGGCAGCGCCGCCACGCGGCTGTGGGCCGAGCCGCAGCTGCGTGCCGCCCTTGGCGCGGCGCCGCAGGGCTACGCCGAACAGGTGGCGGCGTTCCAGTTGCTGCACGGCCTGCCGGTCGACGGCCAGACCGGGCCGCTCACGCTGATGCAGTTGTCGCGCCTGGCCGGCGTGCCCGAGCCGCGGCTTGAAGGCGGCGCGGCCGCCTTGGGGCGCTGA
- a CDS encoding GIY-YIG nuclease family protein, which yields MADLDDDELLDALGVELPSAKAGGRTPREDRIVAGFEDILRFHQAHGHAPRHGEGGDIFERLYAVRLDRLRQLPEARGLLAELDAPGLLSADGALPADVDALDEDALLTELGVASNPANERDITVLRHVRPHTARQAADEIAERTPCADFERFQALFERVQRELADGLRQLRPFKGEASVEEGHFFVVGGQFAYVAHKGEPFETSSGQPDARLRLIYGNGTESNLLMRSLQRALTQDGNGRRVSEPDAGPLFAPPPGPQFGDAAEPDDIATGTIYVLRSHSRHPFVTEHRALIHKIGVTGGSVQARIAGAESDATYLLAPVEVVAEYSLHNLSRTRMEVLFHRLFGLAQLDITIEDRFGTPVKPREWFVVPLHVIDEAVARIRDGSITGCAYDPQTATLERGAAISTAKTQ from the coding sequence ATGGCTGACCTGGACGATGACGAGCTGCTCGACGCGCTGGGCGTCGAGCTGCCCTCGGCCAAGGCCGGCGGGCGCACGCCGCGCGAGGATCGCATCGTCGCGGGCTTCGAGGACATCCTGCGTTTCCACCAGGCCCACGGCCATGCACCGCGCCACGGCGAGGGTGGCGACATCTTCGAGCGCCTGTACGCGGTGCGGCTGGACCGCCTGCGTCAATTGCCCGAGGCCCGTGGGCTGCTGGCCGAGCTGGATGCGCCAGGCTTGCTCTCGGCTGATGGTGCCTTGCCCGCGGACGTGGATGCCCTGGACGAAGACGCCTTGCTGACTGAACTGGGCGTGGCCAGCAACCCAGCGAACGAACGCGACATCACGGTGCTGCGCCATGTGCGCCCGCACACGGCGCGGCAGGCGGCGGACGAGATCGCCGAGCGCACGCCCTGTGCCGACTTCGAGCGCTTCCAGGCGCTTTTCGAGCGCGTGCAGCGCGAGCTGGCCGATGGCCTGCGCCAGCTACGACCGTTCAAGGGCGAGGCCAGCGTCGAGGAAGGCCACTTCTTCGTCGTGGGCGGTCAATTCGCCTACGTGGCCCACAAGGGCGAGCCCTTCGAGACCAGCAGCGGCCAGCCCGACGCGCGGCTGCGGCTCATCTACGGCAACGGCACCGAGAGCAACCTGCTGATGCGCTCGCTGCAGCGCGCGCTGACGCAAGACGGCAACGGCCGGCGCGTGAGCGAGCCCGATGCCGGCCCCTTGTTCGCCCCGCCACCCGGGCCGCAGTTCGGCGATGCGGCCGAGCCGGATGACATTGCCACCGGCACCATCTACGTTTTGCGGAGCCATTCACGGCACCCGTTCGTGACCGAGCACCGCGCGCTGATTCACAAGATCGGCGTCACCGGCGGCAGCGTGCAGGCGCGCATCGCCGGGGCTGAAAGCGATGCCACCTACTTGTTGGCGCCGGTGGAGGTGGTGGCCGAGTACAGCCTGCACAACCTGAGCCGCACCCGGATGGAGGTGCTGTTTCACCGCTTGTTCGGGCTGGCCCAGCTCGACATCACCATCGAAGACCGCTTCGGCACGCCGGTGAAGCCGCGCGAGTGGTTCGTGGTGCCGCTGCACGTGATCGACGAGGCGGTGGCGCGCATCCGCGACGGGTCCATCACGGGTTGCGCCTACGACCCGCAGACGGCCACGCTGGAGCGTGGTGCTGCCATCTCAACAGCCAAGACCCAGTAG
- a CDS encoding DEAD/DEAH box helicase codes for MNHASHTAAVPSVSIATARTGASARANELGMRAMQERVWARRGEQYLLIKSPPASGKSRALMFIALDKLHNQGLKQALVVVPERSIGGSFADELLTRDGFFWDWTVAPQWNLCNAPGVDEPRVARSKVEAVRQFLASSDRVLVCTHATFRFAVEELGLEAFDGRLIAVDEFHHVSANPDNKLGSQLGAFIARDRVHLVAMTGSYFRGDSEAVLSPADEGRFETVTYTYYEQLNGYRWLKSLDIGYFFYTGRYVDAVAKVLDPALKTIVHIPSVNARESLKDKQREVDEILHALGTWQGIDEATGFHRIAGRDGRTLKVADLVDDTDPARRARVLGALKDPAHKNDREHVDVIVALGMAKEGFDWIWCEHALTIGYRSSLTEVVQIIGRATRDAPGKERARFTNLIAEPAAEQSAVAEAVNDMLKAISASLLMEQVLAPRYEFTPRNAGAQEGFDYGPDGYVAGGKNLGVNKETGEVHIEINGLAKPRSREGQRICKEDLNEVIAAFIQDKPALERGTLDKENTIAEELTIERLGKIVRERYPELSEPDQEAVRQHAIAVINITQQAKLALEPGEPSPQPTPGTPGGTGGTPGGSTGGEGSTAKANTDLIDGVRRFINVRDLDIDLIDRINPFEAAYAVLAKAMDEGSLRQIQASIAGKNVKIGEDEARELARRALQFKAERGRLPEIQSGDAWERRMAEGVAAFARYRAQAKEAAARAAAASPAPGSTDHG; via the coding sequence ATGAACCACGCTTCCCATACGGCCGCCGTGCCGTCGGTCTCTATCGCCACGGCGCGCACTGGCGCCTCGGCCCGCGCCAACGAGCTGGGTATGCGCGCCATGCAGGAGCGCGTCTGGGCCCGGCGGGGCGAGCAGTACCTGCTGATCAAGTCGCCGCCGGCTTCGGGCAAGAGCCGGGCGCTGATGTTCATTGCGCTCGACAAGCTGCACAACCAGGGGCTGAAGCAGGCCCTGGTGGTGGTGCCGGAGCGCTCCATCGGCGGCAGCTTTGCCGACGAGCTGCTCACGCGCGACGGTTTCTTCTGGGACTGGACGGTGGCGCCGCAGTGGAACCTGTGCAACGCACCGGGCGTGGACGAGCCGCGCGTGGCGCGCTCCAAGGTGGAGGCGGTGCGCCAGTTCCTGGCCAGCAGCGACCGCGTGTTGGTGTGTACCCACGCCACCTTCCGCTTTGCGGTGGAGGAGCTGGGCCTGGAGGCCTTTGACGGGCGCCTGATCGCGGTGGACGAGTTCCACCACGTCTCGGCCAACCCCGACAACAAGCTCGGCAGCCAGCTCGGCGCCTTCATCGCCCGCGACCGCGTGCACCTGGTGGCGATGACAGGCTCGTACTTCCGCGGCGACAGCGAGGCGGTGCTGTCACCGGCCGACGAGGGCCGCTTCGAGACGGTGACCTACACCTACTACGAGCAGCTCAACGGCTACCGCTGGCTCAAGAGCCTGGACATCGGCTACTTTTTCTACACCGGCCGCTACGTCGATGCCGTGGCAAAGGTGCTGGACCCGGCGCTCAAGACCATCGTGCACATCCCGAGCGTGAACGCGCGCGAGAGCCTCAAGGACAAGCAGCGCGAGGTCGACGAGATCCTGCACGCCCTGGGCACCTGGCAGGGCATCGACGAGGCGACGGGCTTCCACCGCATCGCCGGCCGCGACGGGCGCACGCTGAAGGTGGCCGACCTGGTGGACGACACCGACCCCGCGCGCCGCGCCCGCGTGCTGGGCGCGCTGAAAGACCCGGCCCACAAGAACGACCGCGAGCACGTGGACGTGATCGTGGCGCTGGGCATGGCCAAGGAGGGCTTCGACTGGATCTGGTGCGAGCACGCGCTGACCATCGGCTACCGCAGCAGCCTCACGGAAGTGGTGCAGATCATCGGCCGCGCCACGCGCGATGCACCGGGCAAGGAGCGCGCGCGCTTCACCAACCTCATCGCCGAGCCGGCGGCCGAGCAGTCGGCGGTGGCCGAGGCGGTGAACGACATGCTCAAGGCCATCTCGGCCAGCCTGCTGATGGAGCAGGTGCTGGCGCCGCGCTACGAGTTCACGCCGCGTAACGCGGGCGCGCAGGAAGGCTTCGACTACGGGCCTGACGGCTACGTGGCCGGCGGCAAGAACCTGGGGGTGAACAAGGAGACCGGCGAGGTCCACATCGAGATCAACGGCCTGGCCAAGCCGCGCAGCCGCGAGGGCCAGCGCATCTGCAAGGAAGACCTCAACGAGGTGATCGCCGCCTTCATCCAGGACAAGCCGGCACTGGAGCGCGGCACGCTGGACAAGGAGAACACCATCGCCGAGGAGCTGACCATCGAGCGCCTGGGCAAGATCGTGCGCGAGCGCTACCCCGAGCTGAGCGAGCCCGACCAGGAGGCGGTGCGCCAGCACGCCATCGCCGTGATCAACATCACCCAGCAGGCCAAGCTGGCGCTGGAGCCCGGCGAGCCTTCGCCGCAGCCCACGCCGGGCACCCCTGGCGGCACGGGCGGCACCCCGGGAGGCAGCACGGGCGGGGAGGGCAGCACCGCCAAGGCCAACACCGACCTGATCGACGGCGTACGGCGCTTCATCAACGTGCGCGACTTGGACATCGACCTCATCGACCGCATCAACCCTTTTGAAGCTGCCTACGCCGTGCTGGCCAAGGCCATGGACGAAGGCTCGCTGCGCCAGATCCAGGCCAGCATTGCCGGCAAGAACGTGAAGATCGGCGAAGACGAAGCGCGCGAGCTGGCGCGGCGTGCGCTGCAGTTCAAGGCCGAGCGGGGGCGGCTGCCGGAAATCCAGTCGGGCGACGCCTGGGAGCGCCGCATGGCCGAGGGCGTGGCGGCGTTTGCCCGCTACCGCGCACAAGCCAAGGAAGCGGCGGCACGCGCCGCGGCGGCCTCACCGGCACCGGGGAGCACCGACCATGGCTGA
- a CDS encoding DUF1016 family protein produces MSKPKPKASPAPPPERPAGLIPQPMGYADWLAELKSRIHSAQQRATLAVNQELVLLYWQIGRDILARQLEQGWGSKVIDRLAHDLRTAFPGMQGFSPRNLKYMRAFADAWPDGEFVQQAVARLPWGHNLVLLDKLPGPGTRSWYAAKALEHNWSRNVLAMHIEARLLERSGAADTNFPATLPAPQSDLARESIKDPYRFDFLGLSDEAPERAIEHALVRHVTEFLLELGAGFAFVGRQVLLDVAGDEFFIDLLFYHLKLRCYVVIELKAGKFKPEHLGQLSFYLTAVDAQIKHPQDGPTIGLLLCKGKNKVVAEYALRSHVQPLGVAEYQLVESLPPELQTSLPSIEQIERELGGGGGGDARAARPPAEDDTP; encoded by the coding sequence ATGAGCAAGCCAAAGCCCAAGGCATCACCCGCGCCGCCGCCCGAACGGCCTGCGGGCCTGATCCCGCAGCCGATGGGGTATGCCGACTGGCTGGCCGAGCTGAAGAGCCGCATCCACAGCGCCCAGCAACGCGCCACGCTGGCGGTCAACCAGGAACTGGTGTTGCTGTATTGGCAGATCGGGCGCGACATCCTGGCGCGGCAGTTGGAGCAGGGCTGGGGCAGCAAAGTCATCGACCGCCTGGCGCACGACCTGCGCACCGCCTTCCCCGGCATGCAGGGCTTCTCGCCGCGCAACCTGAAATACATGCGCGCGTTTGCCGACGCCTGGCCGGACGGCGAATTTGTGCAGCAGGCCGTTGCACGATTGCCCTGGGGCCACAACCTCGTGCTGCTGGACAAGCTGCCGGGCCCAGGAACCCGGAGCTGGTACGCCGCCAAGGCGCTTGAGCACAACTGGTCGCGCAACGTGCTGGCGATGCACATCGAGGCGCGCCTTCTGGAGCGAAGCGGCGCGGCAGACACCAACTTTCCAGCCACCTTGCCTGCACCGCAGTCCGACCTGGCCCGCGAGTCCATCAAGGACCCGTACCGCTTCGACTTCCTGGGCCTGAGCGACGAAGCGCCGGAGCGGGCGATCGAACACGCGCTGGTGCGCCACGTCACTGAGTTCCTGCTGGAACTGGGTGCGGGCTTTGCGTTCGTGGGCCGCCAGGTGCTGCTCGACGTGGCCGGCGACGAGTTCTTCATCGACCTGCTTTTCTACCACCTCAAGCTGCGCTGCTACGTGGTGATCGAGCTCAAGGCCGGCAAGTTCAAGCCCGAGCACCTGGGCCAGCTGAGCTTCTACCTCACGGCGGTGGACGCGCAGATCAAGCACCCGCAAGACGGCCCCACCATCGGCCTGCTGCTGTGCAAGGGCAAGAACAAGGTGGTGGCCGAGTACGCGCTGCGCAGCCATGTGCAGCCGCTGGGCGTGGCTGAGTACCAACTGGTCGAATCCTTGCCGCCGGAGCTGCAGACCAGCCTGCCGAGCATCGAGCAGATCGAACGTGAACTGGGCGGTGGCGGTGGTGGTGACGCCCGCGCCGCCCGCCCGCCCGCCGAAGACGACACGCCATGA